One window from the genome of Thermodesulfobacteriota bacterium encodes:
- a CDS encoding endonuclease MutS2, which translates to MDHRSLKVLEYDTLLGFLKDLSISPLGQRRCLGLRPLTDPLLIESRLNEVMELKEILQTVGDLPLGGLKDIGDLLRRLDVEGTVLDVQEILSLSAMIALSKGLRKFFQRPEIRAPILREKVSGLASHKSLEREILHAVSPKGEILDRASPQLSALRHRLAEVRQRAKETLERLLRREDLQPIFQEDFITLRNGRYVLLVKVEFKGRLEGIIHDQSQSRMSVYFEPLQVVPFNNEISVLYAEEKEEEYRILSDLSRQIRADLPSLWADYEILGELDCLYAMARLSLLLNGTKPALNEEGRILLKEARNPLLSLRQVEKVVPVDLRMEGGVRTLIISGANAGGKTVALKTLGLLTLMVQTGLPIPVAEGSEAAVFREVFAVIGDEQSLTENLSSFSGHLLHVNAILEHSGPHSLVLLDELGGGTNSSEGAALAMGFLDLFREKGASVVVTTHFDGLKAYGFLHPDVENVSVRFDEKTMEPLYLLSYGTTGTSHALMVAERLGISEKVLRRARQHLVGGGEELTQALKGLEEARREAELQRHAWAKAKEEAERERKRFRELLQKIQEGREAILRRAEERVRKSVQMAEEELKNWLRSQKERPPSQVRPREIQKIKATFLTPFQKKRSRVGSSGFTTGERVRIESLGKEGVLVQVEEKANRAEVMTEKARWIIPLHDLARVSKTEPGGEGGGRETLRPFTPPFEKPPEEALTELNVIGLTIDEALPLVDKFIDQALLHGKEKVQIIHGIGSGRLRAAIQRYLNEHRGVRQVSPADLRHGGAGVTVVELR; encoded by the coding sequence ATGGATCATCGTTCCCTCAAGGTTTTAGAGTATGACACCCTCTTGGGCTTCTTAAAAGATTTATCCATCTCACCCCTGGGCCAGAGGCGATGTCTCGGCCTGAGGCCCCTGACGGACCCCCTCCTGATCGAATCGAGGTTGAACGAGGTGATGGAGCTGAAGGAGATCCTCCAAACCGTGGGGGATCTCCCCCTCGGAGGGCTGAAGGATATCGGCGATCTCCTAAGGCGTTTGGACGTGGAGGGGACCGTCCTCGACGTCCAGGAGATCCTCAGCCTCTCCGCCATGATCGCCCTTTCGAAAGGGCTGAGGAAGTTCTTCCAGAGGCCGGAGATCCGGGCCCCGATCCTTCGAGAGAAGGTCTCGGGCCTGGCCTCCCATAAGTCCCTTGAAAGGGAGATTCTCCATGCGGTGAGCCCCAAGGGCGAAATCCTCGATCGGGCAAGTCCCCAGCTTTCGGCCCTCCGCCATCGCCTGGCAGAGGTGAGGCAGAGGGCGAAGGAGACGCTCGAACGCCTCCTTCGCCGGGAAGACCTTCAGCCCATCTTCCAGGAAGATTTCATTACGTTGAGAAACGGGAGATATGTCCTCCTGGTCAAGGTGGAGTTCAAAGGCCGGCTCGAGGGGATCATCCACGATCAATCCCAGAGCCGGATGAGCGTCTACTTCGAACCCCTTCAGGTCGTCCCCTTCAACAACGAGATCAGTGTCCTTTACGCGGAGGAGAAGGAAGAGGAGTATCGGATCCTCTCCGATCTCTCCCGGCAGATCCGGGCAGATTTGCCCTCCCTCTGGGCCGATTACGAAATCCTCGGTGAACTCGACTGTCTCTATGCCATGGCCCGATTGAGCCTCCTCCTCAACGGGACCAAACCGGCCCTGAACGAAGAGGGGAGGATCCTCTTGAAGGAGGCGAGAAACCCCTTGCTCAGCCTCCGACAGGTCGAAAAGGTCGTTCCGGTCGATCTCCGGATGGAAGGAGGGGTGCGGACCTTAATCATCAGTGGCGCCAACGCGGGGGGAAAGACCGTCGCTCTCAAAACCCTTGGGCTTTTGACCCTGATGGTCCAAACGGGGCTCCCCATCCCCGTGGCCGAAGGCAGCGAGGCAGCGGTCTTTCGAGAGGTCTTTGCCGTGATCGGCGACGAACAGAGCCTCACCGAGAACCTGAGCAGCTTCTCCGGCCATCTCCTTCATGTGAACGCCATCCTCGAGCATTCCGGGCCGCATTCCTTGGTGCTCCTCGACGAGCTGGGTGGGGGGACGAACAGCTCCGAGGGGGCGGCGCTGGCCATGGGATTTCTCGACCTGTTCAGGGAGAAGGGGGCCTCCGTCGTCGTCACCACCCATTTCGACGGCCTTAAGGCCTATGGCTTTCTCCATCCCGATGTCGAGAATGTCTCGGTCAGGTTTGACGAAAAGACGATGGAGCCCCTCTACCTGCTCTCTTACGGAACGACCGGGACGAGTCATGCCCTGATGGTGGCCGAAAGGTTGGGGATCTCCGAGAAGGTGCTGAGACGGGCCCGACAACATCTGGTCGGAGGTGGAGAGGAGCTGACCCAGGCCTTGAAGGGGCTCGAAGAGGCGAGGAGGGAGGCGGAGCTTCAGCGCCATGCGTGGGCCAAGGCGAAGGAAGAGGCGGAGCGAGAGCGGAAGAGGTTCCGGGAGCTCCTCCAGAAGATCCAGGAGGGAAGAGAAGCGATCCTCCGCAGGGCCGAGGAGAGGGTGAGAAAGTCGGTCCAGATGGCAGAGGAGGAATTAAAAAACTGGCTGAGGTCACAAAAAGAGAGGCCTCCCTCTCAAGTCCGTCCAAGGGAGATCCAGAAGATCAAAGCGACGTTTCTCACCCCTTTCCAGAAAAAGAGATCCAGGGTCGGATCAAGTGGATTCACCACGGGGGAACGTGTTAGAATTGAGAGCCTCGGCAAAGAGGGCGTCCTCGTCCAAGTGGAGGAGAAGGCCAATCGGGCCGAGGTCATGACGGAGAAGGCCAGATGGATCATCCCCCTCCACGATCTCGCAAGGGTTTCCAAGACCGAGCCCGGGGGTGAGGGAGGAGGGCGGGAAACCCTTCGTCCTTTCACGCCCCCTTTTGAGAAGCCCCCAGAGGAGGCTCTCACCGAGTTGAATGTGATCGGCCTGACCATCGACGAAGCCCTGCCGCTGGTGGACAAGTTCATCGATCAAGCGCTCCTTCACGGGAAAGAGAAGGTCCAGATCATCCACGGGATCGGATCGGGAAGGCTGCGGGCCGCCATCCAGCGATATTTGAACGAACACCGAGGGGTCAGACAGGTCTCCCCGGCGGACCTGAGACATGGGGGTGCGGGGGTGACCGTGGTGGAGCTGAGGTAA
- the dnaG gene encoding DNA primase — protein MTNGFLSPEKIGEIRNRASLLEVVSDYVSLKKAGRNFKGLCPFHAEKTPSFMVNEEKQIFHCFGCGEGGDVFAFLMKAGHLTFVEAARELAKRYGVALPRSEPSRAAWKEGAKRETLFQINQMAADYFHDLLVRRREGEEGRDYLAQRGVSQEVIQEYRLGYASAQWEGLVEHLREKKAPLELAWEVGLILPKRKEGWYDAFRRRIIFPILDLQKRVVGFGGRALGDGQPKYLNSPDSTVYHKGEVLYGLHVARRFIPDRQGAILVEGYFDLLTLHQYGYSQAVATLGTALTAQQIRILKRYTEMLFLVYDSDRPGLQAMLRTLPLLLEEEMLARVVLLPPGEDPDSFLKKGNRGLFEERLARAPFLLDFFFDWLMGLYDPRSIEGRVKIAKEGMAMVQRIQEPVRRALYVRALAERLDLKEEDLLKAVRSVLPPKAPSQGGSREASGSPLPKSEETLIRLMIQHPESIPVISREGILKEFESPLLKRMGEQLESIYQRKGRLELSEVVGEVEEELRERLCHYAFEEGGEWNEASKRILKDCIEKIRRKKLSQDEKDLLRRIQEAERRNTEELEGLLRRRQELARQKELLRSMGRKA, from the coding sequence TTGACCAATGGATTTCTCTCGCCCGAGAAGATTGGAGAGATCCGAAATCGAGCCAGCCTCCTTGAAGTGGTTTCGGACTACGTCAGCCTGAAGAAGGCGGGGAGGAACTTCAAAGGGTTATGCCCTTTCCACGCAGAGAAGACCCCCTCGTTCATGGTGAACGAGGAGAAGCAGATCTTCCACTGTTTTGGTTGCGGGGAAGGCGGCGATGTCTTCGCCTTTTTAATGAAGGCAGGCCATCTCACCTTCGTCGAGGCAGCCAGGGAGCTGGCCAAACGATATGGGGTAGCCCTCCCCCGTTCCGAACCCTCCCGTGCCGCCTGGAAGGAGGGGGCCAAGCGGGAGACCCTCTTCCAAATCAACCAGATGGCCGCCGACTACTTTCATGACCTTCTCGTCCGGAGAAGAGAGGGGGAGGAGGGACGAGATTACCTGGCCCAAAGAGGCGTGAGCCAAGAAGTGATCCAGGAATATCGATTGGGCTATGCAAGCGCCCAGTGGGAGGGCCTGGTGGAACACCTCAGGGAGAAGAAGGCCCCTCTGGAACTGGCGTGGGAAGTGGGGTTGATCCTTCCGAAGCGAAAAGAGGGATGGTACGACGCCTTTCGAAGGAGGATCATCTTTCCCATCCTCGATCTCCAGAAACGGGTCGTCGGATTCGGAGGCCGTGCGCTCGGAGATGGGCAGCCCAAGTATCTCAACTCCCCGGATTCGACGGTCTATCACAAGGGCGAGGTCCTTTACGGCCTCCATGTGGCAAGGCGCTTTATCCCGGATCGCCAAGGGGCCATCCTCGTCGAAGGGTATTTCGATCTCCTCACCCTCCATCAATACGGTTACTCCCAGGCCGTTGCGACCCTTGGCACAGCCCTGACGGCCCAGCAGATCCGGATCCTAAAGCGATATACGGAAATGCTCTTCTTGGTCTACGATTCCGATCGGCCTGGCCTTCAGGCGATGCTCCGCACCTTGCCCCTCCTCCTTGAGGAGGAGATGCTGGCCCGGGTGGTCCTCCTTCCCCCAGGGGAGGATCCGGACAGCTTCCTGAAAAAAGGAAACCGGGGACTTTTTGAGGAGAGGTTGGCCCGAGCCCCTTTCTTGCTCGACTTTTTCTTCGACTGGTTGATGGGGCTTTATGACCCGAGGTCGATCGAGGGGAGGGTGAAGATCGCCAAGGAGGGGATGGCGATGGTCCAGAGGATTCAGGAACCGGTCCGGAGGGCCCTCTATGTCAGGGCCTTGGCGGAACGTCTCGACCTCAAGGAGGAGGATCTCCTTAAGGCGGTTCGGTCGGTTCTTCCTCCCAAAGCCCCATCTCAAGGAGGTTCTCGGGAGGCTTCGGGAAGCCCCCTTCCCAAATCGGAGGAGACGCTCATCCGCCTCATGATCCAACATCCCGAATCCATCCCGGTGATCTCCAGAGAAGGGATCTTGAAGGAGTTCGAAAGCCCGTTGTTGAAAAGGATGGGCGAGCAACTGGAGTCGATCTACCAGAGGAAGGGGAGGCTGGAACTTTCGGAGGTCGTTGGCGAGGTGGAAGAGGAGTTGAGGGAGAGGCTCTGCCACTATGCCTTTGAAGAAGGGGGGGAATGGAACGAGGCCTCGAAACGAATTTTGAAAGATTGTATCGAAAAGATTCGGCGCAAAAAACTGAGCCAGGACGAGAAAGACCTCCTCAGGCGGATTCAGGAGGCGGAGCGGCGAAACACCGAAGAACTCGAAGGCCTCCTGAGGAGGCGGCAAGAATTGGCCAGGCAGAAGGAGCTTTTGAGGAGCATGGGTCGCAAGGCTTGA
- the rpoD gene encoding RNA polymerase sigma factor RpoD — MARGAEGNSMEDVLSLGEEKPYAPFNDAKGSALEELTSADPIDDVFLTLDEIDLEGTEDVTGPEVEPDRLWEAEEEEEEWTHGGGSNDPVRIYLREMGAVSLLNREGEVEIAKKIEEGKREVLSVVLNCPMAVKEILHLGQALKSGKVHIREVTSAIDEDETNAEEVQSQKRRVLELIDRIRRSQTVGQRTAPRRGPSEKRGGGGRARGKPEETIEWLRAIHLKESQIHRIIQKMKHLLGRMEKAEQEIKRLEDQMGITVREARALLKKRRARKEQERASHRDRSLSWADLQEIDRAAKAYEKKIARWEAEAGLSTHQLKGAVQAILAGEAKAKEAKAELVKANLRLVVSIAKKYMNRGLQFLDLIQEGNIGLMKAVDKFEYQRGYKFSTYATWWIRQAITRAIADQARTIRIPVHMIETINKLVRTSRALIQEIGREPTPEEIAERMEIPLEKVRRILRVAREPISLDTPVGDDEESHLGDFIEDKNLTSPIDAVIHINLAEQTRKILSTLTAREEKVLRLRFGIDEKYDRTLEEVGQDFEVTRERIRQIEAKALRKLRHPSRAKTLRPFIET; from the coding sequence ATGGCACGAGGGGCAGAGGGGAACAGCATGGAAGACGTCCTCTCTTTGGGGGAAGAAAAGCCGTACGCCCCCTTCAACGATGCGAAGGGATCTGCCTTGGAGGAGCTCACCTCCGCCGATCCCATCGACGATGTCTTCCTAACCCTGGACGAGATCGATCTGGAGGGGACCGAGGACGTGACAGGACCGGAGGTCGAACCGGATCGCCTCTGGGAGGCCGAAGAGGAAGAGGAGGAATGGACTCATGGGGGAGGCAGCAACGATCCGGTTCGGATATATCTCCGGGAGATGGGGGCCGTCTCCCTCCTCAACCGGGAGGGCGAGGTGGAGATCGCCAAAAAGATCGAGGAGGGAAAGAGAGAGGTCCTGAGCGTCGTTCTGAACTGTCCCATGGCCGTCAAGGAGATCCTCCACTTGGGACAGGCCCTCAAATCTGGAAAGGTCCATATCCGAGAGGTGACCAGTGCCATCGACGAGGACGAGACCAATGCGGAGGAGGTGCAGAGTCAGAAGAGGAGGGTCTTGGAGCTGATCGACCGAATCCGGCGCAGTCAAACGGTGGGTCAGAGGACCGCGCCGAGAAGAGGCCCCTCGGAGAAGAGGGGCGGGGGTGGTCGCGCACGGGGGAAGCCCGAGGAGACCATCGAGTGGCTGAGGGCGATCCATTTGAAAGAGAGTCAGATCCACCGGATCATCCAGAAGATGAAACATCTCCTCGGCCGGATGGAGAAGGCGGAACAGGAGATCAAAAGGTTGGAAGATCAGATGGGGATCACGGTCCGGGAGGCCAGGGCCCTTTTGAAGAAAAGAAGGGCGAGAAAGGAGCAGGAGAGGGCCTCCCATCGAGATCGGTCTCTGAGTTGGGCCGATCTCCAGGAGATCGATCGGGCCGCCAAGGCCTATGAGAAAAAGATCGCCCGTTGGGAGGCCGAGGCCGGTCTCTCCACCCACCAATTAAAGGGGGCTGTGCAGGCCATTTTGGCCGGCGAAGCCAAGGCAAAAGAGGCAAAGGCCGAGCTGGTCAAGGCCAACCTGAGGCTGGTCGTCTCCATCGCGAAAAAGTATATGAACCGGGGGTTGCAATTTCTCGACCTGATCCAAGAGGGGAACATCGGATTGATGAAGGCGGTGGACAAGTTCGAATACCAGCGGGGATATAAGTTCAGCACCTACGCCACCTGGTGGATTCGGCAGGCCATCACCCGGGCCATCGCAGACCAGGCCCGGACGATCCGCATCCCAGTCCACATGATCGAGACGATCAACAAACTCGTCCGGACCTCCAGGGCCCTGATCCAGGAGATCGGCCGTGAACCGACCCCCGAGGAGATTGCCGAGAGGATGGAGATCCCCCTGGAAAAGGTCCGCCGGATCTTAAGGGTGGCCAGGGAGCCCATCTCCCTCGACACCCCTGTGGGGGATGATGAAGAGAGTCATCTGGGAGACTTCATCGAAGACAAGAACCTCACGTCGCCGATCGATGCCGTCATCCACATCAATTTGGCGGAACAGACCCGGAAGATCCTTTCGACGCTCACCGCAAGGGAGGAGAAGGTCTTGAGGCTTCGTTTCGGCATCGACGAAAAGTATGATCGAACCCTCGAGGAGGTGGGGCAGGATTTCGAGGTGACCCGTGAGCGGATCAGGCAGATCGAGGCTAAGGCCTTGCGAAAGCTCCGTCATCCGAGTCGGGCCAAAACGTTAAGGCCTTTTATCGAGACCTGA
- a CDS encoding C4-type zinc ribbon domain-containing protein, translating to MKEDLELLWELQKIDLELKMIEEERKRYPKEILKLEERQRQEREKVLKERERLEALEKERRQKERHLLGEQDRIKRSEGKMMEVKTNKEYQALLAEIDALKEAAGRTEEEILLLMEELEEMKKQLARREREMAHTLEQVEAEKRALLERLSRGEELYKEKMERKEVLSKQVESKLFNLYNTLKEKRQGIGIVSAKNETCQGCFVNVPPQLFIEVQKNNALIRCPNCSRILYWEGNGEKK from the coding sequence TTGAAGGAAGATCTCGAACTCCTTTGGGAACTTCAGAAGATCGATCTCGAATTGAAGATGATCGAGGAAGAGCGAAAACGGTATCCCAAGGAAATCCTAAAGCTTGAAGAGAGACAGAGGCAGGAGAGGGAGAAGGTGCTCAAGGAGAGGGAGAGGCTCGAGGCCCTCGAGAAGGAGAGGAGGCAGAAAGAGAGGCACCTCCTCGGAGAGCAGGATCGGATCAAGCGGTCCGAGGGGAAGATGATGGAGGTCAAGACGAACAAGGAGTATCAGGCCCTTCTGGCCGAGATCGATGCCCTGAAGGAGGCCGCTGGCCGGACCGAGGAGGAGATCCTGCTGCTGATGGAGGAGCTGGAGGAGATGAAGAAGCAGCTGGCCCGCCGGGAGAGGGAAATGGCCCATACCCTCGAGCAGGTCGAGGCCGAGAAGAGGGCGCTTCTGGAGAGATTGAGCCGGGGGGAGGAGCTCTATAAAGAGAAGATGGAACGAAAGGAAGTCCTTTCAAAACAGGTGGAGTCGAAGCTCTTCAATCTCTACAATACGCTGAAGGAGAAACGGCAGGGCATCGGGATCGTGAGCGCCAAGAACGAGACCTGCCAGGGCTGTTTTGTGAACGTCCCTCCCCAGCTCTTCATCGAGGTCCAGAAGAACAACGCCCTCATCCGGTGTCCCAACTGCAGCCGTATCCTCTACTGGGAGGGGAACGGGGAGAAGAAATGA
- a CDS encoding ribonuclease HI family protein, with the protein MPKAGGKTRERIEELFIFIDGASKGNPGRAAAGVYITDREGNAILKKGKFLGHRTNNEAEYEALLLGMEEARKLGGRTVSVYTDSELVQRQVEGLYRVREPHLMALHAKVMERKKAFETFRIESIPREENQEADLQANLALRKGFQREKRKGGIGRE; encoded by the coding sequence ATGCCAAAGGCCGGAGGGAAAACCCGCGAGAGAATCGAGGAGCTTTTCATCTTCATCGACGGCGCCTCCAAGGGCAATCCGGGTCGTGCAGCGGCAGGGGTCTACATCACCGATCGGGAGGGGAACGCGATCCTTAAAAAGGGAAAGTTCCTCGGCCACCGGACCAATAACGAAGCAGAATATGAGGCCCTTCTTTTAGGGATGGAGGAGGCGAGAAAACTCGGGGGGAGGACCGTTTCGGTCTATACCGATTCGGAATTGGTTCAGAGGCAGGTGGAAGGTCTCTACCGCGTCCGGGAGCCCCATCTGATGGCGCTCCATGCGAAGGTGATGGAGAGGAAGAAGGCCTTCGAGACCTTCAGGATCGAGTCGATTCCGAGGGAAGAAAACCAAGAGGCGGACCTTCAGGCCAACTTGGCCCTGCGAAAGGGATTCCAAAGGGAGAAGAGAAAGGGGGGGATCGGAAGGGAATGA
- a CDS encoding ATP-binding protein: MGRKLTPEQRRRRNELILIGVISVVIVVLTTVEMKIPQVAEQVPIANNIIIFTLININIILILLLIFLVIRNLVKLVFERKREVLGAKLRTKLVMAFILLTLVPTFLLFFVAAGFITNSVEHWFKAQVEQSLQVSLEVAQTYYRDFSQNTVSSARQISRALTQQGLFKREPDWPSLKRLLEGKRQEYHLSALGLFLKGERGALRTEDPALKGLWFSLPKDMVEVGYAGKEISRTLPVGEGEMITGVAPVFDPTERGEVVGILVASYFLPKSLSEKMKAISQASVDYRQLKALKRPIKFSYMMALLMVTLLIVFSAIWFGIRLAKDITVPIKELAEATHRIAEGDLNVRIEMKAADEIGKLVQSFNQMTRDLQVSRAELEQRRKYMEIVLKNVAGGVLSIDDQGVITTINTSAEEILGIKAEEALGRPYAEALDRAYQEQLAGLLDELKSSQKDSIERQVTVTSRGKAFSLLIHLATLKDEEGRPLGFVAVFDDLTQLIKAQRMAAWREVARRIAHEIKNPLTPIQLSAQRLRKRYLEKLGDDGKVFDECTRTIVKQVEELKGMVNEFSNFARMPASNPTPNSLNEIIEEALLLFREAHREVRFLFTPEQLPVQYLDREQMKRVLINLIKNSLAAIEQDGEIHIRTSYDPNLQMVRLEVSDNGCGIPDEDKGRLFEPYYSTKKSGTGLGLTIVNAIVSDHHGYIRVRDNHPKGTTFLIELPVRA, from the coding sequence ATGGGAAGAAAGCTTACCCCCGAACAGCGAAGGCGACGGAACGAGCTGATCCTCATCGGGGTCATCTCGGTGGTGATCGTCGTCCTGACCACCGTCGAGATGAAGATCCCCCAGGTGGCCGAACAGGTGCCGATCGCCAACAACATCATCATCTTCACCCTCATCAACATCAACATCATTCTGATCCTCCTGCTCATCTTTTTGGTGATTCGAAACCTGGTCAAATTGGTCTTCGAACGGAAGCGGGAGGTCCTCGGGGCGAAGTTGAGGACCAAATTGGTGATGGCCTTCATCCTCCTGACCCTCGTCCCGACGTTCCTTCTCTTCTTCGTGGCCGCGGGATTCATCACCAACAGTGTCGAGCACTGGTTCAAGGCTCAGGTCGAGCAGTCCCTTCAGGTCTCCTTGGAAGTCGCCCAGACCTACTATCGGGATTTTTCTCAAAATACGGTCTCCTCCGCACGGCAGATCAGCCGCGCCCTCACCCAACAGGGCCTTTTCAAGCGCGAGCCCGACTGGCCCTCCCTCAAGCGGCTCTTGGAGGGGAAACGCCAAGAGTACCATCTGAGCGCCTTGGGACTTTTCCTCAAAGGAGAGAGGGGGGCCCTTCGAACGGAGGACCCCGCCTTGAAGGGGCTTTGGTTTTCGTTGCCCAAGGACATGGTGGAGGTCGGGTATGCGGGAAAGGAGATCTCGAGGACCCTCCCTGTGGGGGAGGGGGAGATGATCACCGGGGTTGCTCCGGTCTTCGATCCCACGGAGAGGGGCGAGGTCGTCGGCATCCTCGTAGCCTCCTACTTTTTGCCGAAGAGCCTGTCCGAAAAGATGAAGGCGATCTCCCAGGCCTCGGTCGATTACAGACAGTTGAAGGCGTTGAAGAGGCCGATCAAGTTCAGCTACATGATGGCCCTGTTGATGGTCACCCTCCTCATCGTCTTCTCCGCCATCTGGTTCGGGATTCGGTTGGCCAAGGACATCACCGTCCCCATCAAGGAGCTGGCGGAGGCCACCCACCGGATCGCCGAAGGCGACCTCAATGTCCGGATCGAGATGAAGGCGGCCGACGAGATCGGGAAGCTCGTCCAGTCCTTCAACCAGATGACGAGGGACCTCCAGGTGAGCCGGGCCGAGCTCGAGCAGAGGAGGAAGTACATGGAGATCGTCCTGAAGAATGTGGCCGGGGGCGTCCTCTCCATCGACGATCAGGGCGTGATCACCACGATCAATACCTCTGCCGAAGAGATCCTCGGGATCAAAGCCGAGGAGGCCCTGGGGAGACCTTATGCCGAGGCCCTCGACCGGGCCTACCAAGAACAGCTTGCCGGCCTTTTAGACGAACTGAAGTCCTCCCAGAAGGATTCGATCGAGAGGCAGGTCACCGTCACAAGCCGCGGAAAGGCCTTCTCCCTGTTGATCCACCTTGCGACGTTGAAGGATGAGGAGGGGAGACCCCTGGGGTTTGTGGCCGTCTTCGATGACCTGACCCAGTTGATCAAGGCCCAGAGGATGGCGGCCTGGAGGGAGGTGGCCCGCAGGATCGCCCACGAGATCAAAAACCCCCTGACCCCGATCCAGCTCTCCGCCCAGAGGTTGAGAAAACGTTACCTGGAAAAGCTCGGAGACGACGGAAAGGTCTTCGACGAGTGCACCCGCACGATCGTCAAACAGGTCGAGGAGCTAAAGGGGATGGTGAACGAATTTTCGAACTTCGCCCGGATGCCGGCCTCGAATCCCACCCCCAATTCGCTCAACGAGATCATCGAGGAGGCCCTTCTCCTCTTTCGAGAGGCCCACCGGGAGGTGAGGTTTCTGTTTACTCCGGAGCAACTTCCGGTCCAATATCTGGATCGGGAGCAGATGAAGCGGGTGTTGATCAATCTCATCAAGAATAGCCTCGCGGCCATCGAACAGGATGGCGAGATCCACATCCGGACGAGTTATGACCCGAACCTCCAGATGGTGCGGTTAGAGGTGAGCGACAACGGATGTGGGATCCCGGATGAGGACAAGGGCAGGCTCTTCGAACCCTACTATTCGACGAAAAAGAGCGGGACCGGCCTGGGACTGACGATCGTCAACGCCATCGTCTCCGACCACCACGGATACATCCGGGTCCGCGACAACCATCCCAAAGGCACCACCTTCCTCATCGAACTTCCCGTCAGGGCATAG
- a CDS encoding TRAP transporter large permease subunit — translation MESLSILMLISLTVLLLLGTHVAFAIGSTALFFGLIGFGLDLFSLLPLRVWGLMTNMTLIAVPLFVLMGLILERSGIADELLEMMTVMFGPLRGGLAISVIIVGALLAASTGIVGGIIVTMGLLALPTMLRHHYSPEFATGTICAAGTLGQIIPPSIVLIVLGDVMGLSVSDLFAASFLPGILLVILYILYIGVIAYLKPELSPPPIPSTLSRRQIALRVLKSVLPPSCLIIAVLGSIFFGIATPTESASIGVLGSLILCGLHRRLSLRMLYEVMQGTMLLTCMVFLVVIGASAFGMVFIGLGGQEMVKGWLLNLPGEKVGFIVTSMILIFLLGIFFEFLEISLIAVPLLVPAAQQVGIDLLWYAVLIAMNLQTAFLSPPVGASLFFLRGVAPPGVTMNHIFRGVIPFMIIQLIAVGILILFPEIATWLPRLK, via the coding sequence ATGGAATCCCTGAGCATCCTGATGCTCATCTCCTTGACCGTCCTTCTCTTGCTGGGCACCCATGTGGCCTTCGCCATCGGATCGACCGCCCTCTTCTTCGGCCTGATCGGTTTCGGACTGGACCTCTTCTCCCTCCTCCCTCTCCGGGTCTGGGGTCTGATGACCAACATGACCCTGATCGCGGTTCCCCTCTTCGTCCTGATGGGACTCATCCTCGAACGCTCCGGCATAGCCGACGAACTCCTCGAGATGATGACCGTCATGTTCGGACCCCTTCGGGGAGGCCTGGCCATCTCCGTCATCATCGTGGGGGCCTTGCTGGCCGCCTCGACCGGCATTGTGGGAGGGATCATCGTCACGATGGGGTTGCTCGCCCTTCCCACGATGCTCCGCCATCACTATTCTCCGGAGTTCGCCACGGGCACGATCTGCGCGGCCGGCACGCTGGGCCAGATCATCCCCCCGAGCATCGTCCTCATCGTGCTGGGCGATGTCATGGGCCTCTCGGTGAGCGACCTCTTCGCCGCCTCCTTCCTCCCCGGAATCCTTTTGGTTATTCTTTATATCCTCTACATCGGGGTCATCGCTTACCTCAAACCCGAACTCTCCCCTCCTCCCATCCCTTCAACCCTCTCCCGGAGGCAGATCGCCCTGCGAGTCCTCAAATCGGTCCTTCCGCCGTCCTGTCTCATCATCGCGGTCCTGGGCTCCATCTTCTTCGGCATCGCCACCCCTACGGAATCGGCCTCGATCGGCGTCCTCGGCTCCCTCATCCTCTGCGGACTGCACCGTCGCCTCAGCCTCAGGATGCTTTATGAGGTGATGCAGGGGACGATGCTCCTGACCTGCATGGTCTTCCTGGTGGTCATCGGCGCAAGCGCCTTCGGAATGGTCTTCATCGGTCTGGGGGGTCAGGAGATGGTCAAGGGGTGGCTTCTCAACCTTCCCGGAGAGAAGGTCGGCTTCATCGTGACCAGCATGATCCTCATCTTTCTCCTCGGGATCTTCTTCGAATTCCTCGAGATCAGCCTGATCGCCGTCCCCTTGCTCGTGCCGGCAGCCCAGCAGGTCGGGATCGATCTCCTCTGGTATGCGGTCCTCATCGCCATGAACCTCCAGACCGCCTTTCTCAGCCCTCCGGTCGGAGCCAGCCTCTTCTTCCTCCGGGGGGTGGCCCCTCCGGGGGTCACCATGAACCACATCTTCCGGGGGGTGATCCCCTTCATGATCATCCAGCTGATCGCCGTGGGAATTCTGATCCTCTTTCCCGAGATCGCCACCTGGCTGCCCAGGCTCAAGTGA